One window of Leptotrichia sp. oral taxon 498 genomic DNA carries:
- a CDS encoding tyrosine-type recombinase/integrase: protein MGKDLEKEKKLKNKENLKTEKNLKIKRKNNTLIKEFLDFLEFEKGDSERTLIGYKRDLKQFLDFFSKSFDKILEEDVIEFAQHISKKLKESSILRKMSVIKSFYKFCYLNNFVTNDPTYAIKNLRKSNYLKSKNKNENEIFTKEKKSKLKKIYDDIKLGDD, encoded by the coding sequence ATGGGAAAAGATTTGGAAAAAGAAAAAAAATTGAAGAATAAAGAAAATTTAAAAACCGAAAAAAATTTGAAGATCAAAAGAAAAAATAATACTTTGATAAAAGAATTTTTAGATTTTTTGGAATTTGAAAAAGGCGATTCTGAACGAACATTGATTGGCTATAAAAGGGATTTGAAGCAATTTTTAGATTTTTTTTCAAAAAGTTTTGATAAAATTTTAGAAGAAGATGTAATTGAGTTTGCTCAACATATTTCAAAAAAATTAAAAGAAAGTTCAATTTTGCGAAAAATGTCGGTAATAAAATCATTTTATAAATTTTGCTACTTAAATAATTTCGTCACAAATGATCCAACTTATGCAATTAAAAATTTAAGAAAATCGAATTATTTAAAAAGTAAAAATAAAAATGAAAATGAAATTTTTACAAAAGAAAAAAAATCCAAATTAAAAAAAATTTATGACGACATAAAGTTAGGAGACGATTAA
- a CDS encoding CopY/TcrY family copper transport repressor, with product MEEKYHITDSEWEIMRVVWANDEVTSNFVFEVLGEKMNWKRTTVKTLLNRLLERKILKKREIGNKYLYSTEYMEKEVAQIYILGTFKKICDTKVGKMIACVIENSELSFDDLEIILKAVEVKKESAVSKVLCKCLKGQCNCEKNGHLHI from the coding sequence ATGGAAGAGAAATATCATATAACTGATTCAGAATGGGAAATAATGAGAGTTGTATGGGCAAATGACGAAGTTACGAGCAACTTTGTCTTTGAAGTTCTGGGGGAGAAGATGAACTGGAAGCGGACGACGGTTAAAACGTTGCTTAACAGGCTTTTGGAGCGAAAAATTTTGAAAAAGCGGGAAATTGGGAATAAATATCTTTATTCCACGGAATACATGGAAAAGGAAGTCGCCCAAATTTATATTTTGGGAACTTTTAAAAAGATTTGCGATACAAAAGTTGGAAAAATGATAGCTTGTGTGATTGAAAATAGTGAGCTAAGTTTTGACGATTTAGAAATTATTTTAAAAGCGGTGGAAGTAAAAAAAGAAAGTGCAGTTTCAAAAGTTTTGTGCAAATGTTTGAAGGGACAGTGTAATTGTGAAAAAAATGGGCATTTGCATATTTAG
- a CDS encoding heavy metal translocating P-type ATPase, producing MENSEKTKKVYTVTGMNCAACALTVEKAVNKCDGIDATVNLATEKMTVNFDENKYNFAKIREIVEKSGYGLIENVSEEEKVKMYQDKIKEMKNKLILAIIFSVPLLYISMGHHMMGAPVPRFLNHKEHPLNFALAQLVFVIPIIYAGRDFFTHGIKNIFRKSPNMDSLIAMGSGAALVYSLISTAAAILDPKNAHHYAMDLHYESAGIIITLISLGKLLEARTKGQTSSAIKKLIGLQPKKAKIIENGVEKEVMIENLSVGNIVAVKPGEKIAVDGIITEGTTSVDESMLTGESLPVTKNVGDKVIGGSINKNGSIKFEATEIGKNTMLSQIIKLVEEAQGSKAPISRMADTVAGYFVPIVMGIALVTGLAWYIFGAGLVTSLSFFISVLVIACPCALGLATPTSIMVGTGKGAENGILIKSGEALETTHRIKTVVFDKTGTITEGKPVLTDFVTFGKNYSGKELQKIAASVEKESEHPLAQAVVNGILVKNEFLENEFFDCESFRAMPGYGIRVKVKIGGEIKEVQIGNKKLMDNRKIDTEIAQKDYNEFSGEGKTPMYMSIEKELVALVAVADVIKKTSADAICELHKMGIKTIMLTGDNEKTAKFIAKQAGIDEVISDVLPHQKASKIKELQENGEFVAMVGDGINDSPALAQANVGIAIGSGTDVAIESADIVLIKNDLKDVARAMKLSKATITNIKQNLFWAFFYNVIGIPIATGIFYALFNGPKLDPMIAAFAMSFSSVSVLANALRLKVLKL from the coding sequence ATGGAAAATTCAGAAAAAACAAAAAAAGTTTACACAGTCACTGGGATGAATTGTGCGGCGTGTGCTTTGACAGTTGAAAAAGCGGTAAATAAATGCGATGGAATTGATGCAACTGTAAATTTGGCGACTGAAAAAATGACTGTGAACTTTGATGAAAATAAATATAATTTTGCAAAAATTAGAGAAATAGTTGAAAAGAGCGGATATGGGCTTATAGAAAATGTTTCGGAAGAAGAAAAAGTTAAGATGTATCAGGATAAAATAAAAGAAATGAAAAATAAATTGATTCTTGCAATTATTTTTTCTGTACCGCTACTTTACATTTCGATGGGACATCATATGATGGGAGCGCCAGTTCCAAGATTTTTAAATCACAAGGAACATCCGCTAAATTTTGCATTGGCACAACTGGTATTTGTTATACCAATTATATATGCGGGAAGAGATTTTTTCACACACGGAATAAAAAATATTTTTAGAAAATCTCCAAATATGGATTCGCTTATTGCAATGGGTTCAGGAGCAGCTTTAGTTTATAGTTTAATTTCGACAGCTGCAGCGATATTGGATCCCAAAAATGCACATCATTACGCAATGGACTTGCACTATGAGTCAGCTGGAATCATAATAACTTTAATTTCATTGGGAAAATTATTGGAAGCTAGAACAAAAGGGCAAACTTCGTCAGCAATAAAAAAACTGATTGGATTGCAGCCCAAAAAGGCAAAAATTATTGAAAATGGTGTAGAAAAAGAAGTTATGATAGAAAATCTGAGTGTTGGAAATATTGTTGCTGTAAAGCCGGGAGAAAAAATAGCGGTTGATGGAATTATAACTGAAGGAACTACATCAGTTGATGAATCAATGTTGACTGGAGAAAGTTTGCCAGTTACAAAAAATGTGGGAGATAAAGTTATCGGTGGAAGTATAAATAAAAATGGGAGCATTAAATTTGAAGCGACAGAAATTGGGAAAAATACGATGTTGTCGCAAATAATAAAATTGGTGGAAGAAGCTCAAGGATCAAAAGCGCCAATTTCAAGAATGGCTGATACTGTCGCTGGATATTTTGTTCCGATAGTTATGGGAATTGCACTAGTTACTGGACTTGCGTGGTACATTTTTGGTGCGGGGTTAGTTACGTCACTTTCATTTTTTATTTCGGTTTTAGTAATTGCTTGTCCATGTGCATTGGGACTTGCAACACCTACATCTATAATGGTTGGAACTGGAAAAGGAGCAGAGAACGGAATACTTATTAAAAGTGGAGAAGCTCTGGAAACAACTCATAGAATAAAAACGGTCGTATTTGATAAAACTGGGACAATTACTGAAGGAAAACCTGTTTTGACAGATTTTGTAACTTTTGGTAAAAATTATTCGGGAAAAGAGTTACAAAAAATTGCGGCTAGTGTGGAAAAAGAATCAGAACATCCGTTGGCACAAGCTGTGGTAAATGGAATTTTGGTAAAAAATGAGTTTTTGGAAAATGAATTTTTTGATTGTGAAAGTTTTCGTGCAATGCCGGGATATGGGATTAGAGTGAAAGTAAAAATTGGCGGAGAAATTAAAGAAGTACAAATTGGGAATAAAAAATTGATGGATAACAGAAAAATTGATACAGAAATTGCACAGAAAGATTACAATGAGTTTTCTGGCGAAGGAAAGACACCGATGTATATGTCGATTGAAAAAGAACTTGTGGCACTTGTGGCAGTTGCCGATGTGATTAAAAAAACAAGTGCTGATGCAATTTGTGAACTTCATAAAATGGGAATAAAGACGATAATGCTCACAGGAGACAATGAAAAAACAGCAAAATTTATTGCGAAACAAGCTGGGATAGACGAAGTGATTTCAGATGTGCTGCCACACCAAAAGGCTTCTAAAATTAAGGAGTTACAGGAAAATGGTGAGTTTGTAGCAATGGTGGGAGATGGAATAAATGACTCTCCAGCATTAGCTCAGGCAAATGTTGGAATTGCGATTGGAAGTGGAACGGATGTTGCGATAGAGTCGGCAGATATTGTACTTATTAAAAACGACTTAAAAGATGTGGCAAGAGCTATGAAATTAAGTAAAGCAACGATTACAAATATAAAGCAGAATTTGTTCTGGGCCTTTTTTTACAATGTGATTGGAATCCCAATTGCCACAGGAATCTTTTATGCTTTATTTAATGGACCTAAATTAGACCCAATGATCGCAGCTTTTGCAATGTCATTTAGTTCGGTTTCAGTTTTGGCAAATGCATTGAGATTAAAAGTTTTAAAATTATAA
- the recN gene encoding DNA repair protein RecN, whose protein sequence is MLRELRLNNLAIIKNLDLEFSKNFVALTGETGAGKSIILDGISLLIGERSHLEMIRNGEESLFAEGIFEITEKQKKRLNELGFEINDDELIVTRTFDKNSKSKITVNGTRVTLSKLKEMMENIIDLVGQHEHQSLLNSEFHLNLLDRFLDDAGKNLLKEVKKNVDEIKKVNLKIEKIEEQKAKLLEKKDVLEFQFNEINDLDLKINEDSELEEEYKILFNSGKISEKLEESSQWLKEGDFSILSALGKVRKNLEQLSDLAEIYGELSEKVESIVYEVEEVSYSIDNFIGDVEEVNDTKLEKVVKRIDKINKLKLKYGATIGEILEYKDKILKDLNFVNFENDELENLKEEKKELIKKYFENGEKLSEMRENIACALQNTIDIQLYDLNMESAKFQVSIQKNNEITPNGINKVEFLIKTNVGENFKPLVKIASGGEVSRIMLALKTVFSEVDNISVLIFDEIDTGISGETVRKVAQKLKELSKNTQIICVTHSPQIAGSANQQFLIKKEIENNFTETKVRELNENERIREIARIISGDNITQVSINHAKEIMEKQLKKKKDGCLKWEKIWKKKKN, encoded by the coding sequence ATGTTAAGAGAGTTAAGATTGAATAATTTGGCGATAATAAAAAATTTGGATTTGGAATTTAGCAAAAATTTTGTTGCGCTGACTGGGGAAACTGGAGCTGGAAAATCTATTATTTTGGACGGAATATCGCTTCTAATTGGTGAGAGAAGCCATCTGGAAATGATTAGAAATGGGGAAGAGAGTCTTTTTGCCGAAGGAATTTTTGAAATTACTGAAAAACAAAAAAAAAGATTGAATGAACTTGGGTTTGAGATAAATGACGACGAACTTATTGTGACTAGAACTTTTGATAAAAATTCTAAATCTAAAATTACAGTGAATGGGACACGGGTTACATTGTCAAAATTGAAGGAAATGATGGAGAATATTATAGACTTAGTTGGTCAGCATGAACATCAGTCACTTTTAAACAGTGAGTTTCATCTAAATTTGCTGGATAGATTCTTGGATGATGCGGGAAAAAATTTGTTAAAAGAAGTCAAAAAAAATGTGGATGAAATAAAAAAAGTAAATTTAAAAATTGAAAAAATTGAAGAGCAAAAGGCAAAGCTTTTAGAAAAAAAAGATGTTTTGGAATTTCAGTTTAACGAAATAAATGATTTGGATTTGAAAATAAATGAAGATAGTGAGCTGGAAGAAGAATATAAAATTTTGTTTAATTCAGGAAAAATTAGTGAAAAGCTGGAAGAGTCTTCACAGTGGTTAAAAGAAGGGGATTTTTCAATTTTGTCGGCTCTTGGAAAAGTTAGAAAAAATTTGGAGCAGCTGTCGGATTTGGCAGAAATTTATGGAGAGTTATCAGAAAAAGTGGAATCTATCGTCTATGAAGTCGAAGAAGTTTCCTATTCCATCGATAATTTTATTGGAGATGTGGAAGAAGTGAATGACACGAAACTTGAAAAAGTTGTGAAAAGAATTGATAAAATTAATAAATTAAAATTGAAATATGGTGCGACAATTGGAGAAATTTTGGAGTATAAAGATAAAATTTTAAAAGACTTAAATTTTGTGAATTTTGAAAATGATGAGCTTGAAAATTTGAAAGAAGAAAAAAAAGAACTTATTAAAAAATATTTTGAAAATGGTGAAAAGTTAAGCGAAATGCGAGAAAATATAGCTTGTGCGCTTCAAAATACAATTGATATTCAGCTTTATGATTTAAATATGGAAAGTGCTAAATTTCAAGTGTCAATTCAGAAAAATAATGAAATTACACCAAATGGAATAAATAAAGTGGAATTTTTAATTAAGACAAATGTCGGGGAAAATTTTAAGCCGCTTGTAAAAATTGCGTCTGGCGGAGAAGTTTCTCGGATAATGTTGGCACTAAAAACAGTATTTTCTGAGGTTGACAATATTTCTGTTTTAATTTTTGACGAGATTGACACGGGAATTTCTGGCGAAACAGTGAGAAAAGTCGCACAAAAATTAAAAGAACTTTCAAAAAATACGCAAATTATCTGTGTCACACATTCTCCACAAATTGCTGGGTCTGCAAATCAGCAATTTTTGATAAAAAAAGAAATAGAAAATAATTTTACTGAAACTAAAGTGCGGGAGCTTAACGAAAATGAGAGAATTCGTGAAATAGCAAGAATAATTTCGGGAGATAATATAACGCAAGTTTCGATTAATCACGCAAAGGAAATAATGGAAAAACAATTAAAAAAGAAAAAAGATGGATGTTTAAAATGGGAAAAGATTTGGAAAAAGAAAAAAAATTGA
- a CDS encoding phospholipid phosphatase has translation MNEKKELNKNRNEKSRILMMSIIAYFAVFVLKKIDVVSNYMGIVLMILLYVYANYNLINIFFISKRTTFKIYIFLFLEVIYFFTGAFSLASIAVYLILLWILDYSIIKDEGREETPRINRFFQIYIVFKVVFILTMIFFM, from the coding sequence ATGAATGAGAAAAAGGAATTAAACAAAAATAGGAATGAAAAATCTAGAATTTTAATGATGTCAATCATAGCATATTTTGCAGTTTTTGTGTTAAAAAAAATTGATGTTGTTTCAAATTATATGGGAATTGTGCTTATGATTTTACTATATGTATATGCAAATTATAATCTTATAAATATATTTTTTATAAGTAAAAGAACGACATTTAAAATATATATATTTTTATTTTTAGAAGTAATTTATTTTTTTACAGGAGCATTCTCATTGGCAAGTATAGCCGTGTATCTAATTTTGCTATGGATTTTAGATTATTCAATTATAAAAGATGAAGGGCGTGAGGAAACTCCTAGAATAAATAGATTTTTTCAAATTTATATAGTGTTTAAAGTAGTTTTTATACTTACAATGATATTTTTTATGTAA